The Pectobacterium wasabiae CFBP 3304 DNA segment TGTCAGCCATGACGTTGTTCCTGTGAAATAAGCGCGGCGAGTGAGGGCGGCAGAGGGGTGAAACTGTCGTCCTGAGTGTTGGTAAGTTGGTGCTGTGCACGCTGTACCATCGCTTTGCGTTCATCAACGGCAATAAAGCGCAACTCCGTCATTGCCGCTTCTAACTGCTCGGAGAAGACCGCACGGTAACTGCAATGCACTTTTCGGCTCGGCAGATCGATCACCAACGTATCGAACTGCAAGTCAAAGGTCACGCCAGCCCCTTGCTGTGTGGTAACAAATGCAAACAGCGTCTCTACTGGCACAGCAAAGTTGATCTCCTGCCCGGATTTCTCCTGATGTGATATCAGGTTCTTTAGCATCACCGGCACATGTGACAGTGGTTTAGGCCGCGGGAACTGCATCCACGGATGCGCACCGCACCAGTAATCGAAGCAAAAGTCTTCAGGCAGAAACGGGTGACGTTGCTGCTTCCAGGCGTCGTCATGAGTACCGGCGAAGCCGATACGCGGTGTCCAGCCCCGACCATAAAACCCAAATCCGGCAGGCAGAGTTTCATCATCAATGTGTTTAATCGGCTGCGGTAACAGTTCAAACTGCGGCGCGTCCACACGCTGTAACTTAAGCTGTTTCTGTGCCTTCGTCGGCAACCAGCCGATGCCCACGCTATTTGACGCAGAGGCCAGCACTTCATCCTTATCTAGACGATAGCGACCACCCTGCGCATATTCGTAGCGTAAATCGAGGCTGGTGATCGGCTTAGCCTCAGTCAACTGCCAACTGGTGACCATGTTGCGCCACTCGCGCGGACCATAGACATTCAGCAAACGCGTGAAATCACCGATGCGTACACCAACGGTGAATTGGCGCACGGCTTTGTCTTCCGGAGCCCATGCTGTTCCGTTGATCACGACATCCAGCCGTGGCTTATAGGGCGCGAGATCGCTCTCAAAACGCACGCTGCTGATGCCTGGATCATCATAGTATTCATCCTGTTCGACCAACTCACCTTGATCTTCACTCAGGGTAAGCTTGCCGCTGATGATATCGAGATCGTAACTGGCACGCGCCACCAACACGCTAAAGCCGTGATCGTGTTGATCGATCGATTCAAACAGTTGCGCCGGGAACGCGCTGTAGTTAGTAAAATTTTCCATAATCAGTTGATATCTATCTGCGTTCCGTCGATGTCGATCACCTTCTCTCCCACCAACTTAATTTTGTTGGCGCTGAGGGTGATGGTCCCGTTCTGCTCAAGCACAATCATTGATTCGCCACATACCAGCGTGATTTTGTCCTCTGCACTGAACTCCGCTGACGTTCCTGCTGAGAGGCCGATATCACGACCGGCATTGAGGGAATATTTCATCCCAACGTTGTGCATTTGCATTGCCCCCACGTTGGTCATCCAGCCAGCACCGATATTGAGTACATAAGCCGCCCCAATATTGGTGTTCTGTGCCAGACCAACATTCAACATGGATGCCAGCGCAATCGTCTCGGTCTTCGCCTGATCGACTTTAAGCATCTGATTGCCGTTAACCGTGACTGACTGATTCTGACCAATACGCACGCTTTCGTTCTGATCGACCGTTTCAGTGCGGTTGCTGTGCACGGTGATAGTTTCGTTGCCGTCTACGGTTTCGGTTCGGTTCTGATGGATGGTGAGGGTCTCATTTTGATCGACTGTTTCGGTGCGGTTCTTTTTCACCTTGGTCGTTTCATTGCCACCAATGGTTTTAGTGCGATTACTGTCCGTCGAGTGGGTTTCGTCATTCTTGACATGCGTATCCATGTTTTTCTGGGCCTGCAGCCACACCTGCTCTTCACCCGCCTTGTCCTCAAAGCGCAGCGCGTTCGCCGTATCCGCCGTGCCGTCTTTCGACCGGCTCATAAAACCCATCTGCGTCGCCGCTGCTGGCAACGACCACGGCGGCATGCTCGCTTCGTTGTACACCCTGCCGATGATCAGCGGGCGATCCGGGTCACCGTTGATGAAGTCCACCACCACTTCATCGCCCACCCGCGGGATCTGCACGCCACCAAATCCCTGACCCGCCCACGCACTCGAAACGCGCACCCAACACGAGCTAGTGTCGTCACCCTTGGCCAGCCGGTCCCAATGGAATTTCACCTTTACTCGGCCGTACCGATCCGTCCAGATAGATTCTCCCTGCGGACCCACCACCTTCGCCGTCTGCGGGCCGTGCGTTTTCGGCCATGCCGTCGTCAGTTCCGCCCGGAACGTCACCGACGCGGGCAATACCGTGAACGCGATGTTGTGCCTCGCCCCCCCACCTCCACCGCTGGCGTAACTGTTTTCCTCAAACGCATACGTCGCCGACGTCACCAGATAGTCGCCGTTGTCGCTAAAATGTGGCGCGTTAAGGAGGCCGAAGGTAAACCCTGGCGCAATGCCCGTCGCCGTGCCCGACCCGCTCACGCTGTGGTGCTCCACTTGCCACACCTCCTGACGGATACGCGTGTAAAACTCGCCGTGGCTGTGGTCCACAAAATGACCCGGCCAGTCGTACACGTCCACCGAACCCGGCGTCGGCGACGCCGGGTTCTGCCGCGCCTGTAGCATCCACGCGTTCGGCTTGCGGAAATCGTAGTCGTCCGTGCTGTACATCCCCGGCGTGACACTCTCTGCCAGCGACCACTGGCTGATCCCCTCTTCCGTCACGCTGCCGCCCGAGGGCGTCATGTGGTACGTCATCGTCTCGTAGCCGGGGAAGGCCTTGTGCTGGTCCGTTGCGTCGCACAGCACCAACGTGTGACGCTCCTGCTCGTGGCGGAACCAGTAATACATCCCCTCCAGCTCCATCAGTCGGCTGATAAAGTCCAGGCTGCTCTCCTGATACTGCACACAGTACTCCCACACTCGGTAGCTGCCCGATAAGCGCATCTCCACGTTTACCCCGTACTCCTTCAGCAACGTCTGCACTATCTGCGGCACCGTCTGACTCTGGAAGATGCGCAGGTTGCGGTCACGCCGCATCGGCCACAGGTCCGACTCCACCGTCAGCGTGTATACCGCGTAGCGCGTACCGCCCAACTCTTCGCTGCGCACCGCGACCCGGGTGATTTTACCATTGAGGTAGCGCGGGCTCAGCAGGCTCTGCGTCGGCAACGTAAATGTGACCGGCTGGCCCAACAGCGCATGTCGGTCAATCCGTGCGTCGGTGGCAAGTAGCTCAGCGGTTAGCACAAATGAGTGGGATAACGTCTCGGTACCCGAGAGTTTCCAGAACAGCAGGCCGTCCATCGGCAACTGCGCGGTGATGCGTGAGAACATAGATTTCATCCCTGTGAGTAAAAGGATTGGCGTGAGAAAGCCATGCGTTAAGGTGCCAGCATTAGCACTTTGAACTGACTTGGAACGATACGCATGCCAAGAGCGTTGGTTGAGTTTTGCAAGCTCATACTGGTTAGACGGGTGGCGGGTGTCCCTTTGAGCAACACCGTGAACGAACCGGTAAGATGCCGGGATGGGCCCATCACCGTGCCTGATGCCACACCCGTTGCCACCCCGGGGTTGTCACCGTTAGTCAGTGGCGTTACCGTCGCCATGTTATGTGCGGGCATGCCCATAAATAGAATGTTGAGTGCATTTGGGATAGCGGTTGGTCCGAGTGCGATATCCGGATAAGGAACTGGCACAGGTGCTGGCGTAGGCGTAGGCGTAGGCGTAGGCGTCAGACAAACATCAGGGAAAGCCAAATCCACACCAAAAAGCTGACAGTTTGCAAACATCGTTAATCCTTAACCCATGTGGATCTGTTCAGAGTCGACCTTAGTAATCGCTTTTGAGGTGATCACCATGTTGTGCGCGTGCAAACGTGCATAATCATCTGCTTTCATATCGAGTTGTCCGGCACGCACCTGCTCGGTATTGCGAGTTGTTCGCCGCAGGTTGTGGCTGATCTGCGTAATGGTCTGCCATACCGATTCCGCACGTTTGCCGACGATGCGTGAAAGACTTACCCAGGCCGAGAGCTTCTCGCCGCTGTAATTCATATCACTGATATGGCAATCGCCCTGATCGGCGCTGACACGCAGCGCGGCACTACTAAAGCTCAGTTCACCCGCACTGTGAATGTGTAAATCACCTGGCACGTTCAGTTCTGCCTTTTGCGGATTAGCGCGCTCTAGCACCACCAACAACCAGATCTGGTTTTCAGTGCGGGTGACTATCACCATGTCGCCAGTCTGTGGCGCAATAACGCAACTCGCAGCGCGACGGCAATGCCAGCCACGTCCTTCGTACTCAACGGTCAGGCTACCATCGGCAAAGCAGTGAGTCACAACACCAGACGCTTGTACCGGCGGTAAGATGGCCTGCGCCAGTTTATGATTAACATTATTCATTGCTTATTTTCCTCAACTACGGCTCTGGCGCTGTGTGCTCCAGGCCTCGGCTGCCAATAGTTCTTCATCAAATTCAAGGATGCCCTGGCGACCTGAGAACTTCGCGTTCTCCTGACGCGCCCGGTGCATACGCGTGCGGGAAAAAGTCGCACCGCGCAGGTCAGCCATGCGCAAATCTGCCGCGGAAAAGTCACTGTAAGTGAGATCGCTGAGAGTGAAGAGCGCCTGCGAAGCGTTCACCTGCTGCAGGATGCTCTGGAAAAACCGACTCTGGCTGAAATCAGTGCGCACCAGCGTTGCACCAACAAAGATTGCCTGATCGAATATGCCGCTCCTACACTGTGCACCGCTGAGATCGGCCTCCATAAACAGTGCCTGGCTGGCATTGACGTTGTTCAGTTGGGCGGTTTTCAGCGAAGCGCCTTTGAAATTGCACTGTGAAAGTTGCGCACCGTTAAACTGCGCGTCATCCAGCGCGCAGTCTGTAAACTGACAGCCGATAAATCGTTGTTCCGTATAGTCTTTACCGCGCTGATCGCAATTGAAAAATACCGTGCGTTCAAATTCGCCCGCGTTCAACGCGGTTTGGCGCAAATCAATACCGTAAAAGGTAGTGAAAAAACTTTTACAACCATCAAAGTGGCTGTCATCC contains these protein-coding regions:
- a CDS encoding DUF2169 family type VI secretion system accessory protein: MENFTNYSAFPAQLFESIDQHDHGFSVLVARASYDLDIISGKLTLSEDQGELVEQDEYYDDPGISSVRFESDLAPYKPRLDVVINGTAWAPEDKAVRQFTVGVRIGDFTRLLNVYGPREWRNMVTSWQLTEAKPITSLDLRYEYAQGGRYRLDKDEVLASASNSVGIGWLPTKAQKQLKLQRVDAPQFELLPQPIKHIDDETLPAGFGFYGRGWTPRIGFAGTHDDAWKQQRHPFLPEDFCFDYWCGAHPWMQFPRPKPLSHVPVMLKNLISHQEKSGQEINFAVPVETLFAFVTTQQGAGVTFDLQFDTLVIDLPSRKVHCSYRAVFSEQLEAAMTELRFIAVDERKAMVQRAQHQLTNTQDDSFTPLPPSLAALISQEQRHG
- a CDS encoding type VI secretion system Vgr family protein is translated as MFSRITAQLPMDGLLFWKLSGTETLSHSFVLTAELLATDARIDRHALLGQPVTFTLPTQSLLSPRYLNGKITRVAVRSEELGGTRYAVYTLTVESDLWPMRRDRNLRIFQSQTVPQIVQTLLKEYGVNVEMRLSGSYRVWEYCVQYQESSLDFISRLMELEGMYYWFRHEQERHTLVLCDATDQHKAFPGYETMTYHMTPSGGSVTEEGISQWSLAESVTPGMYSTDDYDFRKPNAWMLQARQNPASPTPGSVDVYDWPGHFVDHSHGEFYTRIRQEVWQVEHHSVSGSGTATGIAPGFTFGLLNAPHFSDNGDYLVTSATYAFEENSYASGGGGGARHNIAFTVLPASVTFRAELTTAWPKTHGPQTAKVVGPQGESIWTDRYGRVKVKFHWDRLAKGDDTSSCWVRVSSAWAGQGFGGVQIPRVGDEVVVDFINGDPDRPLIIGRVYNEASMPPWSLPAAATQMGFMSRSKDGTADTANALRFEDKAGEEQVWLQAQKNMDTHVKNDETHSTDSNRTKTIGGNETTKVKKNRTETVDQNETLTIHQNRTETVDGNETITVHSNRTETVDQNESVRIGQNQSVTVNGNQMLKVDQAKTETIALASMLNVGLAQNTNIGAAYVLNIGAGWMTNVGAMQMHNVGMKYSLNAGRDIGLSAGTSAEFSAEDKITLVCGESMIVLEQNGTITLSANKIKLVGEKVIDIDGTQIDIN
- a CDS encoding DUF4150 domain-containing protein — its product is MFANCQLFGVDLAFPDVCLTPTPTPTPTPAPVPVPYPDIALGPTAIPNALNILFMGMPAHNMATVTPLTNGDNPGVATGVASGTVMGPSRHLTGSFTVLLKGTPATRLTSMSLQNSTNALGMRIVPSQFKVLMLAP
- a CDS encoding DUF3540 domain-containing protein encodes the protein MNNVNHKLAQAILPPVQASGVVTHCFADGSLTVEYEGRGWHCRRAASCVIAPQTGDMVIVTRTENQIWLLVVLERANPQKAELNVPGDLHIHSAGELSFSSAALRVSADQGDCHISDMNYSGEKLSAWVSLSRIVGKRAESVWQTITQISHNLRRTTRNTEQVRAGQLDMKADDYARLHAHNMVITSKAITKVDSEQIHMG
- a CDS encoding pentapeptide repeat-containing protein, encoding MTALSAAELQQRIKQGEAISECMLDGLDLHGCDLSGGVFQEVSLMGANLQGANLKESVFTECQFSRANLCNAQLEHTVFNQCEMKALIVNDTRLNESVFNQCELTGSDFSRSTLFTMQFMRCPLTQSQFVQVQLDRCVFFESPLDDSHFDGCKSFFTTFYGIDLRQTALNAGEFERTVFFNCDQRGKDYTEQRFIGCQFTDCALDDAQFNGAQLSQCNFKGASLKTAQLNNVNASQALFMEADLSGAQCRSGIFDQAIFVGATLVRTDFSQSRFFQSILQQVNASQALFTLSDLTYSDFSAADLRMADLRGATFSRTRMHRARQENAKFSGRQGILEFDEELLAAEAWSTQRQSRS